In Plasmodium vinckei vinckei genome assembly, chromosome: PVVCY_13, a single genomic region encodes these proteins:
- a CDS encoding mitochondrial ribosomal protein L28 precursor, putative, with amino-acid sequence MPKNLNLFGKYLRRLGKSHKKGFKKKQIIHPIPVKAYGRVPSAASQTGLYHDEDYNYYTKVSYSLKKTRIKIKPNVFKKHIVSNILNTIIPSVRITTSALHAIDDAGGFDNYILRTPPEELRSNFGEKLRNVMYFYLSHPNVRNFTLPWKIFMSRFQQSDYYYAIFQHLKKKRLYELYKNKESGKYSPYYLPNDKSLHPQRQQFPINTEITGLNLWYNKNKILKKAFVDKLKEAKSFDQAYTDHHFIGSYRKGRGRGGGGKHGRTPRKRSKTYKYFEIRPY; translated from the coding sequence atgcctaaaaatttaaatttattcggaaaatatttaagaaGGCTTGGAAAAAGTCATAAAAAGggattcaaaaaaaaacaaataattcatCCTATTCCTGTTAAGGCATATGGTAGAGTACCATCAGCAGCATCACAAACTGGTCTTTACCATGATGAagattataattattatactaAAGTATCatattctttaaaaaaaacaagaataaaaataaaacctaatgtatttaaaaaacatatagtAAGTAACATATTAAATACTATTATACCAAGCGTCCGTATAACAACTAGTGCATTACATGCTATTGATGATGCAGGAGGATTTGATAACTATATTTTGCGAACTCCCCCAGAAGAACTTCGATCCAATTTCGGagaaaaattaagaaatgttatgtatttttatttatcccATCCAAATGTAAGGAATTTTACATTACCATGGAAAATATTCATGTCGAGGTTTCAACAAAgtgattattattatgctATATTTcaacatttaaaaaaaaaaagattatatgaattatataaaaataaagaatcaGGTAAATATTCtccatattatttaccTAATGATAAATCTCTACACCCGCAAAGACAACAATTTCCAATAAACACAGAAATTACAGGTTTAAATTTATGGtacaacaaaaataaaatattaaaaaaagctTTTGttgataaattaaaagaagcCAAATCATTTGACCAAGCATATACAGATCATCATTTTATTGGAAGTTATAGAAAAGGTAGAGGTAGAGGAGGAGGTGGAAAACATGGTAGAACACCAAGAAAACGATCAAAAACGTATAAGTATTTTGAAATTAGACCATACTAG